In the Terriglobales bacterium genome, ATGAGCCAGGTGGCGCAACCCGGAGCCCCCACGGTGTACTTCATCGACGACTCGGCGACGATGCGCGAGGTCATCAAGATCGCGTTCCGCCGCGAGAACATCAACGTGGTGGCCTGCACCGACGCCGCCTCGGCGCTCGCGCTGATCGAGCAGGAGCGGCCGGACGTCGTCATCAGCGACGTCATCATGCCCGACAAGGACGGCTACGAAGTGTGCCAGTACATCAAGCAGCACCCGGTGCTGGGGAAGACGCCGGTCATCCTGATGTCGGGCGTGGTGAACCGGGCGGTCGCCGAAAAAGCTTTCGCGGTGAAGGCGGACGAGCTGATCCGCAAGCCGTTCCAGCCGCAAGACCTGATCACGCGCGTGAAGCACCTGCTGCATCCCGGAACACCCATCGCGGCGGGGGCGGCGCCGGAGGCGGCGAGCGCCGCGCTCAGCAGCATCTTCGCGGCAGCCGGTGCGCCGCCGGCGCGGCCGGCGGCTGCGCCGCGGCCCGCACCGGTCCCGTTCGTCGCGCCCGCGCCCGCCGTGCACCGGCAGGCGGCTGCGCCGGCACCTGCTCCGGTGGCGGCAGCTGCGGCGCCCGCGCCGGCGCCGCCGGCAGCGCCCGCGCGTCCCGCGGCCGCGGGCCACAC is a window encoding:
- a CDS encoding response regulator; its protein translation is MSQVAQPGAPTVYFIDDSATMREVIKIAFRRENINVVACTDAASALALIEQERPDVVISDVIMPDKDGYEVCQYIKQHPVLGKTPVILMSGVVNRAVAEKAFAVKADELIRKPFQPQDLITRVKHLLHPGTPIAAGAAPEAASAALSSIFAAAGAPPARPAAAPRPAPVPFVAPAPAVHRQAAAPAPAPVAAAAAPAPAPPAAPARPAAAGHTMDATKMKLEILRLEGLVKKLQSELQAEREYSRALEAHVKTLQESE